The Egibacteraceae bacterium genome contains the following window.
GCGTTCCACACCGTCGCACAGTGGCGCCTCGGCCTGGGCGCGGCGCATGTCGGACCGGCTCCGCCCACCATCCGCGCGGAGCGGGAGGCACTGCGGCGCGGGCCCGGGCGGGCATACCCCGGGTTGTGGACAGCCGGCGTTGCGGCGGCGGCGGTTACCATCGTGTCCGCACGATGGACCGAGGAGGTGCCCGATGGGCGTGGCCACGACCGGTGCGCGCATGGCGCACAGCCTGCTCGCCGACCTTGACAGGCACGGCAAGCTCGACGACCGGCTGCGCTACGAGATCCTGGCCGGCGAGCTCGTGATCCGGGGGCTGCCGCTCGTGCGCCACGAGCACGCCGTCAGCGTGCTCGTGCAGCACTTCCGCAACTGGGTCACCGAGCATGGCGGCGTGGCCTACGCCGGCGCCGGCATCGAGATCGGCGACCACCAGCTGCGGCCCGACCTCACCTTTATGGGCCCCGCCCGCGTCGACGAGATCGACGCCGACGGCTTCCACGTCGCCCCCGACCTCGTCGCCGAGGTCACCTCACCGGGCACCCGCAGCCTCGACCTCCACGAGAAGCGCGCGATCTACGAGGCGATCGGCGTGGGCGAGTACTGGGTGGTCGACCTTGCCGAGCAGCGCGTGATCGTCCACCGCCGCGACACCCAGGGCGGCTACCAGGCCACCGAGCACACCGCGGGCACGCTGTCCACCGAGCAGGCCCCCGGCCTGGAGGTGCCCGTCGGCGAGGTGCTGGCCTCGACGTGAGCTCGGTGGTCGCCCACCGACGCTGGCCGCGACCAGCCGCTGGTAGATCGCGGGCAGCCGGCGGGCCTGTGATGGACCACTTCCGC
Protein-coding sequences here:
- a CDS encoding Uma2 family endonuclease, which produces MGVATTGARMAHSLLADLDRHGKLDDRLRYEILAGELVIRGLPLVRHEHAVSVLVQHFRNWVTEHGGVAYAGAGIEIGDHQLRPDLTFMGPARVDEIDADGFHVAPDLVAEVTSPGTRSLDLHEKRAIYEAIGVGEYWVVDLAEQRVIVHRRDTQGGYQATEHTAGTLSTEQAPGLEVPVGEVLAST